In the genome of Bradyrhizobium sp. CB3481, the window CATGAAAGCCGAAATTCATCCGAATTATCATACGATTACGGTCGTGATGACCGACGGGACCGAGTATCAGACCCGCTCCACCTGGGGCAAGGAAGGCGACAAGCTGAATCTCGATATCGA includes:
- the rpmE gene encoding 50S ribosomal protein L31; the protein is MKAEIHPNYHTITVVMTDGTEYQTRSTWGKEGDKLNLDIDPKSHPAWTGGSQQILDRGGRVSRFQKKFSGFLKKD